Genomic segment of Prochlorococcus marinus CUG1433:
TTAAATGAATTTAACGGTTTCATAATCTTTTTACTTGCCTTTTCTCCACAAACTCCTCCCTTTAATGAGATCCTCTATATTGGGCCAAGCTGCTATTAATTCTTTAAGTGCCTTTCTGTTAGGAGTATAGAAAACACATGACAATGCACTTATTACATAAAGTATGAACCATAACTTACTTTCTGAATAAGCTAAAAACAGAGAGAAAAGAAAACTTCCAATAAAGAAAAAGAAAAATGACCTATTTATTATTTCTAATGGAGTTCTTTTAAGTCTGTAGAAATTAATCTTTTTAATATCTTCTTCAGTATCTTTCTGAAATTTACTTTCGTACGAATTAATTATTTCTTCTTCTAGAACTTTTTCATACTCTAAATTATCAATTGGATCGCTTTGATCCTTTTTATTTATCATTGGTATCTATAAAGTACAAATATGGTAACTAATTTAAGGTATTTTAAAAAGTATCAAATTTTATCTGTTAACTGGAGCTATACGAACAGATCATGGTTTTGAAAATACTTCAAGATTGTCCTATTTATGAA
This window contains:
- a CDS encoding DUP family protein; translated protein: MINKKDQSDPIDNLEYEKVLEEEIINSYESKFQKDTEEDIKKINFYRLKRTPLEIINRSFFFFFIGSFLFSLFLAYSESKLWFILYVISALSCVFYTPNRKALKELIAAWPNIEDLIKGRSLWRKGK